The Microbacterium luteum genome includes a region encoding these proteins:
- a CDS encoding multidrug effflux MFS transporter, which yields MLDTASLPVQNPADPRPTDGARAPETATTRLPRTAGSPTGAIRTLGTNPATAPIVLHPGDAISTPRRVLYVILLGALTALGPFTIDLYLPAFPVLEADFQTTAAAIQLTLTGTMVGFALGQLIVGPLSDKVGRRIPLLAVTALHVVASVAAAMAPTLGTLGIARVFMGIGAAAGGVVAMAMVRDLFGGRRLVVMLSRLALVTGVAPVVAPLIGSALMEVMPWRGLFVVLACYGALMFLCAILLLPETLPPARRLDRGNTTMVQRYKSVFSDRVFLGVLVIGGMAFSGLFSYLSASPFLFQEAYGLTAQEYGLLFAVNSLGVVVGVQVASRLAARFGPQWVLAFSTATLVIAGTTIIATDRLGLGLWGTVVPLLVFMTGVGFTMPCVQVLALDRHGKAAGTAASILGAVNFGVAGLVSPIVGGVSHGAAITATTMAAVMVGCGLLAVAALWFIVRPRSVERLTP from the coding sequence TTGCTCGATACCGCCTCTCTCCCTGTACAGAACCCCGCTGATCCTCGTCCGACCGACGGTGCGCGAGCACCGGAGACCGCGACCACCCGTCTCCCGCGCACGGCGGGGTCTCCCACGGGCGCCATCCGCACCCTCGGCACGAATCCGGCGACCGCGCCGATCGTCCTGCACCCGGGGGATGCGATCTCGACGCCGCGGCGGGTGCTCTACGTCATCCTCCTCGGCGCACTCACGGCGCTCGGTCCCTTCACCATCGACCTGTATCTGCCGGCCTTCCCGGTGCTCGAGGCCGACTTCCAGACGACGGCCGCGGCGATCCAGCTGACGCTCACCGGCACGATGGTCGGCTTCGCTCTCGGTCAGCTGATCGTGGGCCCGCTGAGCGACAAGGTCGGCCGCCGCATCCCGCTTCTCGCGGTCACCGCCCTCCATGTCGTGGCGAGTGTGGCCGCGGCGATGGCACCCACCCTGGGGACACTCGGCATCGCCCGCGTGTTCATGGGGATCGGGGCTGCCGCCGGCGGCGTCGTGGCGATGGCGATGGTGCGCGATCTGTTCGGCGGCCGGCGCCTGGTGGTCATGCTCAGCCGGCTCGCGCTCGTGACCGGGGTAGCCCCCGTCGTCGCGCCGCTCATCGGCTCGGCCCTCATGGAGGTCATGCCCTGGCGAGGGCTGTTCGTGGTCCTCGCGTGCTACGGCGCGCTGATGTTCCTGTGCGCCATCCTGCTCCTCCCGGAGACCCTGCCTCCGGCACGCCGTCTGGACCGCGGCAACACGACGATGGTTCAGCGATACAAGAGCGTGTTCAGCGACCGCGTGTTCCTCGGCGTGCTCGTCATCGGCGGAATGGCCTTCAGCGGGCTGTTCTCCTACCTTTCCGCGTCTCCGTTCCTCTTCCAAGAGGCCTATGGCCTGACGGCTCAGGAGTACGGCCTGCTGTTCGCCGTCAACTCGCTCGGAGTGGTCGTCGGTGTGCAGGTCGCCTCTCGCCTCGCGGCGCGATTCGGGCCGCAGTGGGTGCTCGCGTTCTCGACGGCGACGCTCGTGATCGCGGGGACGACGATCATCGCGACCGATCGGCTCGGACTCGGTCTGTGGGGCACCGTCGTGCCGCTGCTCGTCTTCATGACCGGAGTCGGGTTCACCATGCCGTGCGTGCAGGTTCTCGCGCTGGACCGGCACGGGAAGGCGGCGGGGACGGCCGCGTCGATCCTCGGCGCCGTCAATTTCGGCGTCGCGGGGCTGGTCTCTCCGATCGTCGGCGGCGTGTCGCACGGCGCGGCGATCACCGCGACGACGATGGCGGCCGTCATGGTCGGCTGCGGTCTCCTCGCGGTGGCGGCGCTGTGGTTCATTGTCCGTCCGCGTTCCGTGGAGCGGCTCACTCCCTGA
- a CDS encoding phosphatase PAP2 family protein, translating to MPLPFRTRTMTFSLVALGLLLIALATGLGAWAFARGNTPFAIDAWWNNLLVDAAVPLAGPVSHAMNVIGGGWVGVLVVPLGGAGALIAVRRPWAAAFFLTAEAVSAALVQLLKHLFGRARPTEILIMSDYGSYPSGHVANAATIAVCAVVLFPRLVVAIIGAAWILLMAFSRTYLHAHWLSDTVGGALVGVGAALVVAAVFSVPLAREPRLVASRGTARQPEDGSDSGDAFGVRVDRE from the coding sequence ATGCCTCTTCCCTTCCGTACGCGGACGATGACGTTCTCGCTGGTCGCCCTCGGTCTCCTCCTGATCGCGCTGGCGACGGGACTCGGCGCGTGGGCGTTCGCCCGGGGCAACACCCCGTTCGCGATCGACGCCTGGTGGAACAACCTGCTCGTCGACGCGGCGGTGCCGCTGGCGGGGCCCGTGTCGCACGCCATGAACGTGATCGGAGGCGGGTGGGTCGGTGTGCTCGTCGTGCCGCTCGGCGGCGCGGGGGCTCTCATCGCGGTGCGTCGACCATGGGCGGCGGCCTTCTTCCTCACTGCCGAGGCGGTGTCGGCGGCACTCGTTCAGCTGCTCAAGCACCTGTTCGGCCGCGCGCGACCCACCGAGATCCTCATCATGTCGGATTACGGGTCCTACCCGTCGGGTCACGTCGCGAACGCAGCGACCATCGCGGTGTGCGCGGTCGTGCTGTTTCCACGGCTCGTCGTGGCGATCATCGGGGCGGCGTGGATCCTGCTCATGGCCTTCAGCCGCACGTACCTGCACGCTCACTGGCTGAGCGACACCGTGGGCGGTGCGCTCGTCGGTGTCGGTGCGGCGCTCGTGGTCGCGGCGGTGTTCAGCGTGCCCCTCGCGCGGGAACCACGCCTCGTCGCATCCCGCGGCACTGCGCGTCAGCCCGAGGACGGGTCAGATTCCGGCGACGCGTTCGGGGTGCGCGTGGATCGCGAATGA
- the fdhD gene encoding formate dehydrogenase accessory sulfurtransferase FdhD, with protein sequence MARSTARRRVVRVRIDADGEGVHAVSRREDVLAAEEPLEIRIDGSSWAVTMRTPGDDFDLVAGFLVGEGVLTAPEQLRSLRYCAGRDAEGAQTYNVIDAHLGAGAVPPSDAAARHSTTTSACGICGTESIEAVAKTARLPLEAAEPLVDAAVVAQLPDTLREAQQVFDATGGVHAAGLFAPDGTAVCVREDVGRHNAVDKVIGWALREGRLPLAQHVLQVSGRASFELVQKARLAGIPMLAAVGAPSTLAAQLAHDTGLTLVGFSRNGSFAIHAHPERVAGI encoded by the coding sequence ATGGCTCGTTCCACCGCCCGTCGCCGCGTCGTCCGCGTGCGAATCGATGCCGACGGCGAGGGCGTCCACGCCGTCTCGCGCCGCGAAGACGTTCTGGCCGCCGAGGAGCCGCTGGAGATCCGCATCGACGGATCATCCTGGGCCGTGACCATGCGCACGCCGGGCGACGACTTCGACCTCGTCGCCGGGTTCCTCGTCGGCGAGGGCGTGCTCACGGCGCCCGAGCAGCTGAGATCGCTGCGGTACTGCGCGGGGCGCGACGCCGAGGGCGCACAGACCTACAACGTTATCGACGCCCACCTCGGCGCCGGCGCGGTGCCGCCCTCCGACGCCGCCGCACGACACAGCACCACCACCAGTGCGTGCGGCATCTGCGGCACCGAGTCGATCGAGGCGGTGGCCAAGACCGCGCGGCTCCCCCTCGAGGCGGCGGAACCGCTCGTCGATGCGGCGGTCGTCGCCCAGCTGCCCGATACGCTGCGCGAGGCGCAGCAGGTCTTCGACGCCACCGGGGGCGTGCACGCCGCCGGCCTGTTCGCACCGGACGGCACCGCGGTGTGCGTGCGCGAAGACGTCGGCAGGCACAACGCCGTCGACAAGGTGATCGGGTGGGCGCTCCGCGAGGGCAGACTCCCCCTGGCACAGCACGTGCTGCAGGTGTCGGGGCGGGCGTCGTTCGAGCTCGTGCAGAAGGCGCGGCTTGCGGGCATCCCGATGCTGGCGGCGGTCGGGGCGCCGTCGACGCTCGCGGCGCAACTGGCGCACGACACGGGGCTGACCCTCGTCGGGTTCAGCCGCAACGGCTCATTCGCGATCCACGCGCACCCCGAACGCGTCGCCGGAATCTGA
- a CDS encoding MogA/MoaB family molybdenum cofactor biosynthesis protein encodes MTSLRAAVVTVSDRSHRGVREDSAGPVAVAALREAGFACDDASIIPDGVDAVEKELRALIGDGARVIVTCGGTGVSPRDLTPEGTARVLDREVPGVAERLRADGAADTPLSALSRGRAGVAATTFIVNLPGSPKAVASGMPFLVRIASHVVSQLEGGDH; translated from the coding sequence ATGACATCTCTTCGCGCCGCCGTCGTGACCGTCTCGGACCGGTCGCACCGCGGCGTGCGCGAGGACTCCGCCGGCCCGGTCGCGGTGGCGGCGCTGCGCGAGGCGGGTTTCGCGTGCGACGACGCGTCGATCATCCCCGATGGCGTCGACGCGGTCGAGAAGGAGCTTCGCGCGCTCATCGGGGACGGAGCGCGGGTGATCGTCACGTGCGGGGGCACGGGCGTCTCGCCGCGCGACCTCACGCCGGAGGGCACCGCGCGCGTTCTCGATCGTGAGGTTCCCGGCGTGGCGGAGCGCCTGCGGGCCGACGGCGCCGCGGACACCCCGCTGTCGGCGCTCTCCCGCGGGCGGGCCGGCGTCGCCGCGACGACGTTCATCGTGAACCTCCCCGGCTCGCCGAAGGCGGTCGCTTCCGGAATGCCCTTCCTCGTGCGGATCGCCTCGCACGTCGTGTCACAGCTCGAGGGGGGAGACCACTGA
- a CDS encoding molybdenum cofactor biosynthesis protein MoaE — MDAGVVIAEISDTPIDVAAHIHAATDPAVGALTTFIGTVRDHDPEAAGSVEALEYSAHPDAPRILRELAQKAAGEHALIAVTHRVGRLAVGDVAVVVVAASAHRAEAFAASRELIEAIKSDLPVWKKQQQSDGASAWVGIGS, encoded by the coding sequence ATGGATGCCGGAGTCGTCATCGCCGAGATCAGCGACACGCCCATCGACGTCGCCGCCCACATCCACGCCGCGACCGATCCGGCGGTCGGCGCGCTCACCACGTTCATCGGCACCGTGCGCGACCACGACCCGGAGGCGGCCGGCAGCGTCGAGGCGCTCGAGTACTCCGCGCATCCCGACGCTCCGCGCATCCTGCGGGAGCTGGCGCAGAAGGCGGCCGGCGAGCACGCGCTGATCGCCGTGACCCACCGGGTCGGGCGCCTCGCGGTCGGGGATGTCGCCGTCGTGGTGGTGGCCGCATCCGCCCATCGCGCCGAAGCGTTCGCCGCCAGCCGCGAGCTCATCGAGGCCATCAAGTCCGACCTGCCGGTGTGGAAGAAGCAGCAGCAGAGCGACGGGGCATCCGCCTGGGTGGGGATCGGATCGTGA
- the moaA gene encoding GTP 3',8-cyclase MoaA produces MVTGSRGTLVDRFGRVHRDLRISLTDRCSLRCTYCMPADGVEWLAKDNILTTDELARVAAVAASLGITEVRLTGGEPLLRRDVVDVVARMAAIEGPEGPLEVSMTTNALALPKLAGPLRDAGLARVNISIDTLRRDRFAELTRRDRLDDTLAGIDAARAVGFAPLKFNAVAMRGVNEDELVDLVRFAVDHEAEMRFIEQMPLDAGHIWSRVEMVRGEEILETLRQAFTLEPVGERGASPAEVFHVDGGPATVGVIASVTAPFCGACDRVRLTADGQIRNCLFAREESDLLPLLRGDADDDDIADVLRRSIAGKLPGHGIDEPGFLQPQRPMSAIGG; encoded by the coding sequence ATCGTGACGGGCTCGCGTGGAACCCTCGTCGATCGCTTCGGCCGCGTGCACCGCGATCTGCGCATCTCGCTCACCGACCGCTGTTCGCTGCGCTGCACCTACTGCATGCCCGCAGACGGCGTGGAGTGGCTCGCGAAGGACAACATCCTCACCACCGACGAGCTCGCCCGGGTCGCCGCCGTGGCGGCCAGTCTCGGCATCACCGAGGTGCGCCTCACCGGCGGGGAGCCGCTCCTGCGCAGGGACGTCGTCGACGTCGTCGCCCGGATGGCGGCCATCGAGGGGCCGGAGGGTCCTCTCGAGGTGTCCATGACGACGAACGCGCTCGCCCTGCCGAAGCTCGCCGGGCCGCTCCGCGACGCCGGACTCGCTCGCGTGAACATCTCGATCGACACGCTGCGCCGCGATCGCTTCGCCGAGCTCACGCGGCGCGATCGGCTCGACGACACCCTCGCCGGCATCGACGCGGCACGCGCCGTGGGGTTCGCGCCGCTGAAGTTCAACGCCGTTGCCATGCGAGGCGTCAACGAAGACGAGCTCGTCGACCTCGTGCGCTTCGCGGTCGACCACGAGGCGGAGATGCGCTTCATCGAGCAGATGCCGCTGGATGCCGGCCACATCTGGTCCCGCGTGGAGATGGTGCGGGGCGAGGAGATCCTCGAGACGCTGCGCCAGGCGTTCACCCTCGAGCCGGTCGGCGAGCGCGGGGCGTCGCCGGCGGAGGTGTTCCACGTCGACGGCGGGCCGGCGACGGTGGGCGTCATCGCGTCGGTGACGGCACCGTTCTGCGGTGCGTGCGATCGCGTGCGGCTGACCGCCGACGGCCAGATCCGCAACTGCCTGTTCGCGCGCGAGGAGTCGGACCTGCTCCCGCTGCTGCGGGGGGATGCCGACGACGACGACATCGCCGACGTCCTGCGGCGCTCGATCGCGGGGAAGCTTCCGGGTCACGGCATCGACGAGCCCGGCTTCCTGCAGCCGCAGCGGCCGATGAGCGCCATCGGCGGCTGA
- a CDS encoding alpha/beta fold hydrolase: protein MGDPPSDQLASHPRVGVERIHDAGTYTRVTHVGGVGDLRFVLVPGIGMGVGIFERLAPRLLPHGRVHALDLPGFAGIRLHDDPLDIDEYADIVIRAMEVRGLRDVVLIGHSMGSQVVTSAACRGANLRGVVLISPVVAPWQRRFVLVAIDFVRSSMHEPPGVALLGAISYAFTGLRSFFRTMPRMLAYRMEDRIGEAAAPVLIVRGTRDRVSPAAWTTMLRDRARDAEVVEVAGAAHSVMHQHATSVADRIISFAGVSSPSPRTDRSRWTVRLRAHAVMARAREMVAIVRGDDRALARAKTSRIRAALAAGEAG, encoded by the coding sequence GTGGGTGACCCGCCGTCCGATCAGCTGGCGAGTCATCCGCGGGTCGGCGTCGAGCGCATCCACGACGCCGGCACCTACACGCGCGTGACGCATGTCGGCGGCGTCGGCGATCTCCGTTTCGTGCTCGTGCCCGGCATCGGCATGGGCGTCGGCATCTTCGAACGGCTCGCCCCGCGGCTGCTCCCGCACGGCAGAGTGCACGCCCTGGACCTGCCGGGCTTCGCCGGCATCCGACTCCACGACGATCCGCTCGACATCGACGAGTACGCCGACATCGTGATCCGCGCCATGGAGGTGCGCGGACTGCGCGATGTGGTGCTGATCGGTCACTCGATGGGGAGTCAGGTGGTGACGTCGGCGGCGTGCAGAGGCGCGAACCTGCGCGGCGTGGTGCTGATCAGCCCCGTCGTCGCGCCCTGGCAGCGACGATTCGTCTTGGTCGCGATCGACTTCGTCCGGTCCAGCATGCACGAACCACCCGGTGTCGCACTTCTCGGGGCCATCTCCTATGCCTTCACGGGGCTCCGGTCGTTCTTCCGCACGATGCCCCGGATGCTCGCCTATCGGATGGAGGACCGCATCGGCGAGGCCGCAGCACCCGTCCTCATCGTCCGCGGCACGCGAGATCGCGTCTCCCCCGCGGCATGGACGACCATGCTGCGCGATCGTGCACGCGACGCGGAGGTGGTCGAGGTCGCCGGCGCCGCGCACTCGGTGATGCACCAGCACGCGACCTCCGTCGCCGACCGGATCATCTCGTTCGCCGGAGTCTCCTCGCCGTCCCCACGCACCGACCGCTCGCGCTGGACCGTGCGGTTGCGCGCTCATGCCGTGATGGCGCGAGCCAGGGAGATGGTCGCGATCGTTCGCGGGGATGATCGCGCGCTCGCGCGGGCGAAGACCTCTCGCATCCGGGCCGCGCTCGCGGCGGGAGAAGCCGGCTGA
- a CDS encoding MoaD/ThiS family protein, which translates to MSTVSAPPTVAVRFFAAAEEAAGAASGTYAAPDIAALRVALTSAHPALSAVLPRCALLVDGVRADDATPLDEASTVDVLPPFAGG; encoded by the coding sequence GTGAGCACGGTCAGCGCACCGCCGACCGTCGCCGTCAGGTTCTTCGCCGCTGCGGAGGAAGCGGCCGGCGCGGCATCCGGAACATATGCGGCACCGGACATCGCCGCGCTCCGCGTCGCCCTCACGAGCGCTCATCCGGCCCTCAGCGCGGTGCTGCCTCGCTGCGCGCTGCTCGTCGACGGCGTCCGCGCCGACGACGCCACCCCCCTCGACGAGGCGTCGACGGTGGACGTGCTGCCCCCGTTCGCGGGTGGGTGA
- the mobA gene encoding molybdenum cofactor guanylyltransferase has translation MTSPSLDAIVLAGGRATRFGSDKAAATIDDETLLQRVVDAARRAGAVRVVVVGPRRPLRAGAGVLWCREDPPFAGPAAGIGAAIGAVTANDVLVLACDLRRPTDALAALGAVPPGTDAVVPVDDAGRKQWLTARYRTAALRKAVHDSGGLEGAAVRELMHTLECAHPVMAEDHLADVDTRADLDETGGRASVARISEDDMADSPTHLSPEDLDAWVVTMRERFDLSVEAVPTGDILDLARDAAHAVARPAAPLAAFVAGFVAARDGGGPAKISEVIDEVSKLADGWKGAK, from the coding sequence ATGACGTCCCCCTCCCTCGATGCCATCGTGCTGGCCGGCGGCCGCGCGACACGGTTCGGCTCGGACAAGGCCGCGGCGACGATCGATGACGAGACGCTCCTGCAGCGCGTGGTGGATGCCGCGCGCCGCGCGGGCGCCGTCCGGGTCGTCGTCGTCGGCCCGCGACGCCCGCTGCGGGCGGGAGCGGGCGTGCTGTGGTGCCGGGAGGACCCGCCGTTCGCCGGACCGGCCGCCGGGATCGGCGCCGCGATCGGCGCTGTGACAGCCAATGATGTGCTCGTGCTCGCATGCGATCTGCGCAGGCCGACGGATGCGCTCGCCGCGCTGGGCGCGGTGCCGCCGGGCACCGACGCGGTCGTGCCGGTGGACGACGCGGGGCGGAAACAGTGGCTCACGGCCCGCTACCGCACCGCCGCGCTGCGGAAGGCCGTGCACGACTCCGGCGGTCTCGAAGGCGCTGCGGTGCGTGAGCTCATGCACACGCTGGAATGCGCGCATCCGGTGATGGCCGAGGATCACCTCGCCGACGTGGACACGCGAGCCGATCTGGACGAAACTGGAGGCAGGGCGTCCGTCGCCCGGATATCGGAGGATGACATGGCCGACTCACCGACGCACCTGAGCCCGGAAGACCTCGACGCGTGGGTCGTGACGATGCGCGAGCGCTTCGACCTGTCCGTCGAAGCCGTGCCGACCGGCGACATCCTCGACCTCGCTCGCGACGCCGCTCACGCCGTCGCGAGGCCCGCAGCGCCCCTCGCGGCGTTCGTGGCGGGTTTCGTCGCGGCTCGCGATGGCGGCGGACCGGCGAAGATCTCCGAGGTCATCGACGAGGTCTCGAAGCTCGCCGACGGCTGGAAGGGTGCGAAGTGA